The genome window ACAGTGATATTCAGAGTCGGCTGTTTATTCATGAGGCGTCTCCTGCGCCTGCGCGGCATCCGCCTGTGCGCCATATAAGCGCTGAGCAGGCTGCAGGCGGGTAATGGTAACAGGGGAGGTTTCGATGCGCGGCGCGCCATCGGCGTTAAAGAAGGTCAGTGTATGATGCAGATAATTTTGATCGTCGCGCTGTCGGCAGCCCTCATCCAGCCGCTGATGAGCGCCACGGGACTCTTTGCGATGCATCGCCGCATGCGCCATACATTCGGCTACGTTCAGGCTATGCTCCAGCTCAAGGCTGTAAAGCAGTTCCGTATTGAAAACGCTGCTGCTGTCGCTGATATGCAGGCGCTGGTAGCGCGTTTTTAAATCCGCCAGCGTATCGATCGTCTGCTGCATTAGCTCAGGGGTGCGATAGATCCCGCAGCCCAGTTCCATACTGCGGCCCATCTCGTCACGCAGCGCGGACCAGCGCTCGGTGCCCGGCTGATTAATACGCGCCAGCAGGCGCTGTTCCACATCTTTCGCCTGCGCGGTTAACGCCCGCTCGCTGCCGACAGGATCCTCCAGCGCCCGTTCCGCCGCCTGTTCGCCAGCCAGACGCCCAAACACCACCAGCTCCGCCAGCGAGTTAGATCCAAGTCGGTTAGCACCATGCAGGCCGATGGCGGCACACTCTCCGGCGGCAAACAGCCCGTTGATACGCGTTTCGCCGCGCGCGTCGGTTTCAATGCCGCCCATGGTGTAGTGTGCCGTCGGACGTACCGGAATTGGGGCGGTAACCGGATCGACGCCAACGTAGGCTTTGCTCAGCTCACAGATAAAAGGCAGCCGCTCATGCAGTTTCCTGGCACCGAGATGACGCAGATCGAGATGAACCACTTCGCCGCGCGGGCTGGACAGGGTGCGGCCCGCCTGCCACTCATGCCAGAACGCCTGCGACACTTTATCGCGTGGCCCCAGCTCCATATATTTGTTTTTGGGCTGGCCGGGCGGCGTTTCCGGCCCCAGGCCGTAATCCTGCAAATAGCGATAGCCATCCTTATTCACCAGAATTCCGCCTTCGCCACGGCAGCCTTCCGTCATCAGAATGCCGGAGCCAGGCAGGCCGGTGGGGTGGTACTGCACAAACTCCATGTCGCGCAGGGGAACGCCGTGACGCAGCGCCATGCCCATGCCGTCACCGGTAACGATGCTGCCGTTGGTGTTATAGCGGTAGACGCGTCCGGCACCGCCGGTGGCCAGCACTACGGCGTTGGCGCGCAGCGTGACCAGCGTGCCTTCCATCATATTCAGCGCCACCAGGCCGCCGACGCGCCCCTCATCCACCAGCAGATCCAAAACAAAATGCTCATCGAAGCGGCGAATTTGAGGATATTTCAGCGAGGTCTGAAACAGCGTATGCAGCATATGGAAGCCGGTTTTATCAGCGGCAAACCAGGTCCGCTCGATTTTCATGCCGCCGAAGCGACGCACGTTAACCGTACCGTCCTGTTTGCGGCTCCATGGGCAGCCCCACTGCTCCAGCTGGATCATTTCTTGCGGGCAGTGCTGCACAAAATAATCCACCACATCCTGCTCACACAGCCAGTCGCCGCCAGCAACCGTGTCGTGGAAATGGGCATCAAAACTGTCATGCTGCTGGGTAACGGCGGCGGAGCCCCCTTCGGCAGCCACGGTATGGCTGCGCATGGGATAGACTTTTGACACAAGGGCAATGGACAGCTGCGGTTGCGCAACGGCAGCGGCAATCGCCGCCCGTATACCTGCGCCGCCCGCGCCGACAATGATTAAATCGGCCTGAATGCTTTGCACTTAAACCTCCCTGCGAACGCGGAGTAACTCTTTCGGGTTAGTCAGTGTAGGGCAGGGTAAGTAAGGCAATTTTGATGTGTTCGATGTTTTAACCGGATAAAAGCGATGCGATTAACCGACCTATTGGCAATGCGCCTTCTGCCGCCGGGCAAAACCAGAGCAGAAGGCGAACGCGGTGAAGAGGGGTCAGACAGCTTCGTTTACCTTAAATACCCGCATCGTTTGCGCCAGCTGAGCGGCCTGCTCCTGCATGGCCTGGGCCGCCGCCGCCGACTGATTAACCAGTGCGGCATTCTGCTGGGTCACCTGGTCCATCTGGGTAATGGCGGCATTAATCTCATCAATACCAGTGCTCTGCTCGGTGCTGGCGATGGAGATTTCCCCCATGATTTCCGTCACGCTTTTTACGCTGGTCAATACTTCATTCATGGTGCTGCCGGCGTTAGCTACCTGCCTGCCGCCTTCATCAACCTTATTAACCGAATCTTCAATCAGCTGTGCGATCTCTTTGGCTGCGGAAGCAGAGCGCTGGGCCAGGCTGCGCACTTCAGCCGCGACCACTGCGAATCCGCGTCCCTGTTCACCGGCACGCGCCGCCTCTACCGCAGCGTTTAGCGCCAGGATATTGGTCTGGAAGGCGATGCCATCGATCACGCTGATAATATCGACAATTTTGCGTGATGAGTTACTGATGGTCTCCATCGTATTGACGACCTGTTTCACCGCATCGCCGCTCTGCACGGCAACTTTTGACGCCAGTGTCGCCAGTTGGTTAGCCTGATGGGCGTTATCGGCGTTCTGCTTAACCGTGGAGGTCATCTGTTCCATTGCGGCGGCGGTTTCCTCCAGCGAGCTGGCCTGCTGCTCGGTGCGTGAGGAGAGATCCATATTTCCGGCGGAGATTTCACTGGAGGCGTTAGCGATCAGATCGGTACCGGCCCGCACTTCAGTAACGATTTTCAGAAGATTATCATTCATCTTTTTCAGCGCCTGCATCAGCTGGCCGGTTTCATCCGATGAGCTGGCTTTGATTATCGTGCGCAGATCGCCAGCCGCTACGTTTTCCGCAATGCTGACGGCGGCGCGTAGCGGCTGCACAATCGAGCGGGTCAGAAAATAGCCAAGGAGCACCGCAGCGACGATGGCCAGCGCAGAGAAGATAAGCGTCATGTTGATTGCCGTGTTGGCGTCCGCCACCGCGTGTGCGCCTTCTCCCTGTAGCTGTAGGGATTGTGAATCAGCAAATTTCACTACGATATCCAGGAAGGCGTTTTGCGCCGGGGTCATTTTGCGCAGTGCATAATCAGCGGCGGCATCAATGTTGCCCCCACGGATCAGGGTAAGCAGCTGCTGGCTGGCTTCAGCAAAATTCTGCGCGGCCTCTTTTACCGCCTTAATTTTTTTCTGGCCAACAGGCGTCACCTGCAGGCGGGAAATTTTTTCAATAGCCTCATTAGTTTGCTGTGTCGCCAGCTCAAGCTGGCCAAACCGCTTTTGGTTCATCTCGGGACGGTTGGTATCAATCACCATGCCGCGCAAGTATTTGATTTGATCGTTAACGCCGTCGCGCACGTCAAATGCCAGCCTGACTTTGATATAGCGATCGTTAACGATATTTTCTACTGCGGTATTAATATTATTTATTTTAATTATTGCTGTGGCACTCACAATTATTAACAGCAAGATTACTAAACTGAATGCCGCGCCGAGGCGAAAGCCAACTTTCATATTCTTTACCGATCTCATAGTCCGTATCCCTTTGCATGGAGTAGATCAATGCAACTAGCTAAAAATATCACTCATCCCAGTGCAATATGCTGGGAATGTCGGGTTGTTACATCTTCGTTAGCGGCTGATGCTATTTCTTTGCAACAGAGCGGCTGATGACACCGCCTTCGCTGGCATTAGATATGAGCCCAGTTTTCGCGCAACGAGTCCCCCCCACCATCGGCAGCATTCGGAAAAACTTGATAAAGCATTGATTAAAAATATGTATGCCCGCGGCACCCAATAATGGGAGGCAGCGGCGGCGTTTATTTTTCGCTGCGGCAAAAAAGAAAAATAGTCGATTTTATTAGCGCAAATTTGTCTGCCAACGGCGTTACGAGTAGACTGCATCCCCTTGTTTGACTGAGGAGTAAACCCCATGAGCGAGACGGCAAGCTGGCAGCCGAGCGCACCCATCTCTAACCTGTTGAAACGCGCGAAAATCCTTGCGGAAATTCGACGTTTCTTTGCCGATCGCGGCGTACTGGAGGTGGAAACCCCGGCGATGAGTCAGGCAACGGTAACCGATATTCATCTGGTCACCTTCCAGACCCGCTTTGTCGGACCCGGCGCGTCGCAGGGGTTAGATCTCTGGTTAATGACCAGCCCGGAATATCATATGAAACGTCTGCTGGCCGCAGGCAGCGGGCCGATCTACCAGATGGGCCGCAGTTTCCGTAATGAAGAAGCGGGACGCCACCATAATCCGGAGTTCACCATGCTGGAGTGGTATCGCCCGCATTATGATATGTACCGCCTGATGAATGAGGTGGACGATCTGCTACAGCAGGTGCTGGAGTGCCAGCCAGCGGAATCGCTCTCTTATCAGCAGGCGTTTATCCGTCATCTGGAGATTGATCCACTCTCAGCGGATAAGGCACAACTGCGTGAAGTGGCCGAGAAGCTGGGCGTAGGCGATTTAGCGAATGCCGAAGAGGATCGCGATACGCTGCTGCAGCTGCTGTTTATGCTGGGCGTGGAAACGAAGATTGGTCAGGATAAACCCACCTTTATTTACCATTTCCCGGCAACGCAGGCTGCGCTGGCGGAAATCAGCACCGAGGACCATCGCGTCGCGGAGCGGTTTGAAGTCTATTTCAAAGGGATCGAGCTGGCGAACGGCTTCCGTGAACTGACCGATGCGCGCGAACAGCGTCAGCGCTTTGAACAGGATAACCGTCGCCGCGCCGCGCGTGGCCTGCCGCAGCAGCCGATTGACAACAATCTGCTGGCCGCGCTGGAACATGGCATGCCCGCCTGTTCCGGCGTCGCGCTTGGCGTTGATCGTCTGGTAATGCTGGCGCTGAAGGCGGAATCCCTGAGCGAAGTGATTGCTTTCCCGGTTGACCGCTGTTAAACCCATCCGGCAGGCGTGCGTTTAACGCCGCCTGCCGTTAAGCCAGCGATCGGCTACAGCCCGCCCGATTTAAAGGTATGCGAGGCGGGTGAGCCGTTACTGGCTGGGTTCCGCTTCGCCGCCGTCTCCATACGTACCTGGAATGGCGGGAACGGCATCTCAATATCGTGCTCACGGAAGCCCTTCAGGATCAGCTGATGCAGCTCATGACGCAGCGGCATGCGATGCACCATCTCCGCCGCGTGAATACGTAGCTCAAACAGCTGGATGCCCTGCTGCAAATCCACCAGGAACACTTCCGGCACGGGCGTATCCAGCACATAGGAACAGCGTTCGCAGGCGCGTTGCAAAATCGTCGTAACCTGTTCGCTGTCTACGCCCGCTGGCGCAGGCACGGTAAGCACCACGCGCGTTACCGAGTCAGAAAGCGACCAGTTAACAAACTGCTCGGTAATAAACGCCTTATTCGGCACGATAATCTCTTTGCGATCCCAGTCGGTAATGGTGGTTGCACGCGTATTAATGCGCGTAATGCTGCCGGTGAGATCGCGGATGGTCACCGTATCGCCAATGCGAATCGGCTTTTCAAACAGAATAATCAGGCCGGAAATAAAGTTGGCGAATATCTCCTGCAGGCCGAATCCCAGCCCTACGCCCAGCGCCGCCACCAGCCACTGCAGTTTCGACCACTCAATACCGATCATGGAGAAGCCCATCAGGCCGCCAATCAGCAGCAGCAGATATTTGGTCAGCGTGGTAATGGCGTAGCCGGTGCCGGGCGTCAGGTTAAGGTGCTGTAACAGCGCCAGCTCCAGCAGAGCGGGCATGTTACGCACCAGCTGCGTGGTCACAATAAAGATCAGAATCGCGATCAGCACCGAACCCAGCGTAATCGGATGCAGGCTCTCCACGCCCTGTACCGTACTACTAACGTCCCACAGCCGAATATTCTCCAGGAAAGCGAAGGCTGAATGGATTTCAGACCACAGTACTATTACCGAGAGCAGCGCTATCAGCGTCAGTATCGAACGCACCAGCCGCAGCGACTGCGCGCTAATGGCATCGAGGTCGATCACCGGTTCGTCAATCTCGACGACGTCCGCCGTTTGTGCCGTGGTTTCTTCTTCACCGCGCGCGCGTTGCGCCAGCATTTCAGCACGACGCTGACGCGCACGATCAAAGGCGATGCGGCGGCGCTGAATCAGCATCCAGCGGCGAATAATATGGTAAATCACCAGTAGCAGGAACCAGATAGCGACGGAGGTTTCCAGCCGCGCCAGCAGCGCCTGAGCCGTAGCCAGGTAACCGGTGCAGGAGGCGAGCGCCGCCGCCAGCGGAATACAGATCAGGAGATTCCAGAAGATCCGGTTAAGAACGTTATCACCGCTGCCTTCATTATCCAGCCAGAGCGGAATACCGGCGCGTTTCAGGCTGACCGTAACCAGGCTCAGCGCCCCGCAGATCAGAATAAAGCACAGCCGTCCCAGCGTGGCAGAAAACTGGCGATCTTCCAGATTCGCGAAGGTGATCAACAGCATAATCAGCGGAACAATCAGACCGATAGAGAGCGAGTAATAGCGCATCGCGCGCGCGACCCGCAGCTGCGGCCAGCGGAAGTGGACGATAAATAAGCCGTTCGAACGCGCAAAGGCGGCGCTGATCATAAAGGCCCACAGCAGCGGCAGCGTGGCGGTAACGCCATCGCCAATGGCGACCGCCACCGGATAAGGCCAGGCATGTTGCAGGCCAAAACCAAAGGCGGCCCACAGTACCGGTAAGGGCAGGGCAACCAGAATGGACCAGAAAACAGTGCGTAGCGTCAGGGTGAAGTGATCCTGCGTTACTTTGCCCACGCGGCTGGCGGCGCGCGCCAGAAAAGCGTTGTAATGACGGCGCGAGCTGATGCTGAAGCCAACCAGCAGCACGGCACCCAGAATCGGCAACACCGTTTCACGGTTGGTTATCATCATCATCAGCGCGCCGCCCAGCTGGCCCAGCGTATCCAGCGACAGCAGCCTGGTCAGGTCACGCGCCACTTCCAGCGGATAGCTCAGGCTCAGAGGATTGACGTCGGCGGTCCAGAAAAGATAGCGGTGGGTGGCCTCTTTGATTTCACCCAGCGCATCCTCCAGCTGGCTGTTGGCGACCTTCAGCTTGGTAACTTCCAGAATCAGGGTGTCGCAGCCGGAAATCAGCGAGCCGAGCAGCTCCCGTTGGGTTTTGATCTGAGCGTCGAGAATACGGTTCTGCTCACTGGTCAGCGGCTGGCCGTTTTCCTGCTTCAGCTGGCGCAACTGCTGCTGATGGCTGAGCAAGTCTTCATAATGCAGGCGCTGTACGCGTAGCTGCCCCATCTCACTATCCAGCTGCTGCGAAATCGGCATTTCCGGCAGGCGCGCCACCTGGGCGCGCAGCGCCTCGCCAAGTAAATTAGACGCGCCAAGCCACTGCGACTGCTCGCGAATAGTGCTGAGCGCCTGACGTACCTGAATGGTTTGGTTGGTGGCCTGCCGCTGTTGCGAAGCGATCAAATCAAGGCGTTGGGCCTGCTGATTGAGCGCGGCGGAAAGCTCACGGTTAACATGAAACTGCTCGGTGATGGACGCGGGCAGATCGCCGCTGTTTTCCGCCAGTTGTTCGGTACGCGCCAGCGCCAGCTCCGCTTCATGCTGGCGCAGACTGTTTAACTGATTGCGCAGCGCCTGTAGGTAATCATCCAGCTGCTCCGCTTTTTTCTGATGCACTTCGGCGCGCATGCGCGCCAGCTCCTGGCGATTGTTCGCCGACAGCTGTGCCAGCTCTAATTCGTCAACGCGCGCTTTTAACGCCGCCGACTCCGCCTGGCGTGCATAACTTTGTGCCTGAGCGAGGGCGCCCGATGCGGCGGAAGGGGCCTGCAGGGCGCGATCGCTTTCGCTTAGCGCACGACGCGCTTCGGTTTGCTGCTGCGGTAGCTGACCAAGCGAATCACTGATCTCTCTGGCACGATCCTGCTCCTGCTGCGCCTGACGTCCTTCCTCCAGCAGCTGGCTGCTGATTTGCAGGATCTCCTGATCCAGCTCAGCGCTGCTCATCCCGTTGCGTAGCGAGCGCGCACTATCGTTCAGACCGGTAAGCTGCTGTCGCAGTTCACGCGCCAGTTTAGGAAAATCATCAATGACTTGCTGATATTGCTTTGCCCGCTCCAGCGACTCGTTGCGGGCTTCAAGAAAGCTCAACGCTGATTCCAGCGTTTGTATCAGTTCAGCCTGAGCAGGCGTAGAGCGGGCAGATTTCGCCTGCTCCAGCTCCTGACGCACCTGCGCCGCATCAGGCGCGCTGGCGGCGAAGGCGGGCAGGGTGAAAAGCGAGAAGAAAATAAAACAGAGGATCAGGCGCACGCTAGAGTCTTATTGGTGATGTAAAACGGTTTCCGCATCGGTACGCGCCAGAGCCATAGCCATCGGCTGGCCAAGACGCGTTTTGCTTTCAGCTTCCAGGCTTTCTGCCAGCTTAATGCGACCCGGTGCGAACAGATTAATAACAGTTGAGCCAAGCTTAAAGCGGCCCATTTCCTGACCTTTCAGCAGCACCACCGCGCCTTCTGCATCAGCGCCCGGCCAGCTCCAGCGTTTAATCACCCCTTCACGCGGTGGCGTAATGGTGCCTGCCCACGCGGTTTCAATACTGCCAACAATGGTAGCACCAACCAGAATCTGCACCATCGGGCCAAACTCGGTATCGAAATAGCAGATAACGCGTTCGTTACGGGCAAACAGGTTGGGAATATTACGGGCAGTAAGTGGATTTACCGAATAGAGATCGCCCGGCACATAAATCATTTCGCGCAGGATACCGTTGCAGGGCATATGTACGCGGTGATAATCACGCGGCGCAAGGTAAATAGTGGCGAATTCGCCGTCGCGGAACTGAGCCGCCATCTGACGATCGCCTGCCAGCAGCGCTTCCAGAGAGTAATAGTGGCCTTTTGCCTGGAAAATGGTTTCGCCTTCAATATGGCCTAACTGGCTGATGGCGCCGTCGGCTGGCAATACCAGCAGGTTCGGATCGGCATCAATCGGACGCGCTTCATCGCGCAGCGGACGGACAAAAAAGTCATTGAAGGTACGATAGCTGGCGGTATCCGGCTTTTGCGCTTCGGACATATCGACCCGGTAGAACCAGACAAAAATATCGATCACTGCTTTAGTCAGCCAACCGGCACGTTTGCCAGCCGCCCAGCCAGCCAGCTCGGTGAGCCACTTTTTAGGGAGCAGATGAGTCAGGCCGAGTTTAATTGAATCCAACACGTTAGCCTCCTGGCTTAATCACAATCACACGACGTTGAAGAAAAAGGGGGCGAATTGTAGCAGCGACAGCCCGTTTAGGCTAACGCGCCGATGATGCCATAATGGCAGCATTAGTCTTCGCTGTTACCAAAGTTTTTACGCGTTTTTACCTGCGCCATGCTCTCCAGAATGCGGTGATAATTTTCGAAGCGGGATGTATGAATCATCCCGTTTTCCACGGCTTCACGGATTGCGCAGCCTGGATCGTTATCATGCTTGCAGTCACGGAATTTGCAGCCGCCTAAAAACGCACGGAATTCGACAAAACCCTGAGTAATTTGTTCCGGCTCCAGATGCCACAGGCCGAACTCGCGCACGCCGGGCGAGTCAATCACGTCGCCGCCATGCGGGAAATGGTACAGGCGCGCGGCGGTGGTGGTGTGCTGGCCTAATCCGGAGACGTCAGAGACATCATTGGTCAGGATCGTTTGATCGATCAATTCCAGACCGAGTAGCGCGTTAAGCAGGCTCGATTTCCCCACGCCCGACTGACCGGCGAAAATACTGATCTGACCGGTTAGCGCGGCTTCAAGATCGGCAAGGCCCGATTTTTCATAGCTGGAAACCATCAGCACGCGATAGCCGATATGGCGATAAATATCCATCTGCTGATTGACAAAGGCGCGGCCTTCATCATCCAGCAGATCGGTTTTATTCAGCACCAGCACCGGTTCAATACCGAGCGTTTCACTGGCGACCAGATAACGATCGATAATATTCAGCGACAGTTCAGGCACGATAGCGGAAACGATAATAATCTGATCAATATTGGCCGCGATGGGTTTGACGCCGTCATAAAAATCGGGACGCGTCAGCACCGTACGCCGCTCATGTACCGCTTCAACAATGCCTTTTACCGTTGCGCCGCCTTCGACGCCAGGACGCCAGAGAACACGATCGCCGGTAACCAGAGAGCGAATGGTGCGGCGAATATTGCAGCGGTGAACCTCTCCCGCGCTATCTTCCACGTCCGCATGCATGCCGAAGCGGCTAATGACAATGCCGTCCTGCGCTTCACCAAACAGGCTGTCATCTGGTTCAGGCTTATCCGCACGCTGTTTTAATCGACGTTCGTGGTTGGCGTTAACGCGACGCTGCTGGCCTTTAGACAGTTTATTTTTACTCACTCTTCCTCACAGGGATTCCGACGGTTTCGCCTTGTCAGGCAAAACGTCTATGATACACCCTGGGCTGAATTACGGCGAGCGACGCGGCGCGGCTTTGCGCGGTCTCTTGCCGTTCAGCCTGATAAACCAGACTGAGACTGCCAACTGCGGGATAAAACATGGGAAATGAAAACAACCTTATCTGGATCGACCTGGAAATGACCGGGCTGGATCCGGAACGCGATCGTATTATTGAAATTGCGACGCTGGTAACGGATGCCAATTTAAATATCCTGGCGGAAGGGCCAGTGCTGGCGGTGCATCAGAGCGCGGAGCAACTGGCGCTGATGGATGAATGGAATGTGCGCACCCATACGCAAAGCGGGCTGGTGGAGCGCGTCAAGGCAAGTGAATATGGCGATCGCGAGGCGGAGCTGGCTACGCTTGAGTTTCTGCGTCAGTGGGTACCAGCTAACGCTTCGCCGATTTGCGGCAACAGCATTGGGCAGGATCGTCGCTTCCTGTTTAAATATATGCCAGAGCTGGAAGCCTATTTTCACTACCGTTATCTGGATGTCAGCACGCTGAAAGAGCTGGCGCGACGCTGGAAGCCAGAAATTCTGGCGGGCTTTAAAAAAGCAGGCACCCATCAGGCGCTGGAAGACATTCGTGAATCAGTAGCGGAACTGGCCTACTACCGCAGCCATTTTTTACAGCTGTAGCGCCAGGATCGGATAAAAAAGCGGCATTTCGCCGCTAAAATCAGCAAATGCATCGAAAGCGCAAATTTTTGCCCTCAAGGGCTTGCAGGGCAAAAGTTTTCTCGTATAATGCGCTCCCCGTACCGATGAAGATTTTAATCGGCTACGCAGGCGGGAATAGCTCAGTTGGTAGAGCACGACCTTGCCAAGGTCGGGGTCGCGAGTTCGAGTCTCGTTTCCCGCTCCAGATTTGAAGGGTGTTGAAAAAACACAACGTATCCTGGTCAGGATTTTGGGTTGCAGCAGAACGGCAACGGAACGAACTCAGGAACTTACTGAAGTAAGGGACTGTGGTAAGTGAAGAGAGCCAGCGCAGCCTGAAGAAAAAGATTATGCGGGAATAGCTCAGTTGGTAGAGCACGACCTTGCCAAGGTCGGGGTCGCGAGTTCGAGTCTCGTTTCCCGCTCCAGTTTTGAAAGGTGTTGAAAAAACACAACGTATTCTGGTCAGTATTTTGGGTTGCAGCAGAGCGGCTACGGAACAAACCATCAGAAACTTACTGAAGTAAGCGACTGTGGTAAGTGAAGAGAGCCAGCACAGCCTGAAAAAAAAGATTATGCGGGAATAGCTCAGTTGGTAGAGCACGACCTTGCCAAGGTCGGGGTCGCGAGTTCGAGTCTCGTTTCCCGCTCCAGATTTGAAAGGTGTTGAAAAAACACAACGTATCCTGGTCAGTATTTTGGGTTGCAGCAGGGCGGCTACGGAACAAACCATCAGAAACTTACTGAAGTAAGCAATCGGGGTAAGTGAAGAGAGCCAGCACAGCCTGAAAAAAAAGATTATGCGGGAATAGCTCAGTTGGTAGAGCACGACCTTGCCAAGGTCGGGGTCGCGAGTTCGAGTCTCGTTTCCCGCTCCAGTTTCATCATCGGTTTACCTCCTTTTATCCTTATCTTCCCTGCTATTGTCTTATCCCTGTTTTGTCGTTGTGTTTCCGTCACCGTTTCTCCTGTACGATTTCATCTGCTTTAAAGCACATCTCACGTCTCTTTTTGCTGCCGCCGTGCATGGTTCGCGCTGAAAAACGTTATGCGTTATCCCGGCCGCATCGCATAAAACATACCGTTTACGCACTGATTGTCCCTTAAGCCAGCGCAGCCGTCTTCAGGCAAACCGGCTGCCACGCAGCCAGCAAGAAGGGATTCTAAACGGTTCGCCAGATCCTGGCCGACGGTTCAGCCAAACACCCCTGCTGTAACCAGCATGGGATTATCCAGCGGCTCGGGGCTTTTCAACGGCTAAAAAACCACAACATCAACGGCGAATTCGGCCAGGAAAGTGGAGAATGTATCCACAGTGAAGCGGGAAAAAATAATTTTTAAACGCTGGTTTTTTATTTTGATACAGGCATTTTTTTAACGGAAGTATCCTGGAGTAATAAGGGATCTCCTGTCTGGCAATGGAAAAAATGGCAGGTTGAATATTGCCAGGGAAAAGGGCTTGTATTTGCCTGGCAATACGTCCATAATCCGTGCCCTCTTCAGTACCAGCGAAGAGCACGGATTCATTTTCACCAGTGCTATACCGCCGCCTTTGGGTGAGATTCATTCGCAGTGAAAGGGTATCAGGCTACTCACTATCCTTATCTGTAAGAATGATGGTTTCCTCATTCATAAGGGATAATGTTATCCACAGCGGTAAGCGGCGTCAGGCAAGCCACAACGCAAGAAGTCAAATCTGTTTAAACAGACTTATCCACAGGATAGGTTTCTCTTCACTTACATGAAGCTATTATTGTTTGCTTACAATATTCTCATAACTATTTGAAATACAGGAATATGATAATATTTCAATTTGTTATGTTGGCCGCTT of Pantoea alhagi contains these proteins:
- the frdA gene encoding fumarate reductase (quinol) flavoprotein subunit produces the protein MQSIQADLIIVGAGGAGIRAAIAAAVAQPQLSIALVSKVYPMRSHTVAAEGGSAAVTQQHDSFDAHFHDTVAGGDWLCEQDVVDYFVQHCPQEMIQLEQWGCPWSRKQDGTVNVRRFGGMKIERTWFAADKTGFHMLHTLFQTSLKYPQIRRFDEHFVLDLLVDEGRVGGLVALNMMEGTLVTLRANAVVLATGGAGRVYRYNTNGSIVTGDGMGMALRHGVPLRDMEFVQYHPTGLPGSGILMTEGCRGEGGILVNKDGYRYLQDYGLGPETPPGQPKNKYMELGPRDKVSQAFWHEWQAGRTLSSPRGEVVHLDLRHLGARKLHERLPFICELSKAYVGVDPVTAPIPVRPTAHYTMGGIETDARGETRINGLFAAGECAAIGLHGANRLGSNSLAELVVFGRLAGEQAAERALEDPVGSERALTAQAKDVEQRLLARINQPGTERWSALRDEMGRSMELGCGIYRTPELMQQTIDTLADLKTRYQRLHISDSSSVFNTELLYSLELEHSLNVAECMAHAAMHRKESRGAHQRLDEGCRQRDDQNYLHHTLTFFNADGAPRIETSPVTITRLQPAQRLYGAQADAAQAQETPHE
- a CDS encoding methyl-accepting chemotaxis protein, with the translated sequence MRSVKNMKVGFRLGAAFSLVILLLIIVSATAIIKINNINTAVENIVNDRYIKVRLAFDVRDGVNDQIKYLRGMVIDTNRPEMNQKRFGQLELATQQTNEAIEKISRLQVTPVGQKKIKAVKEAAQNFAEASQQLLTLIRGGNIDAAADYALRKMTPAQNAFLDIVVKFADSQSLQLQGEGAHAVADANTAINMTLIFSALAIVAAVLLGYFLTRSIVQPLRAAVSIAENVAAGDLRTIIKASSSDETGQLMQALKKMNDNLLKIVTEVRAGTDLIANASSEISAGNMDLSSRTEQQASSLEETAAAMEQMTSTVKQNADNAHQANQLATLASKVAVQSGDAVKQVVNTMETISNSSRKIVDIISVIDGIAFQTNILALNAAVEAARAGEQGRGFAVVAAEVRSLAQRSASAAKEIAQLIEDSVNKVDEGGRQVANAGSTMNEVLTSVKSVTEIMGEISIASTEQSTGIDEINAAITQMDQVTQQNAALVNQSAAAAQAMQEQAAQLAQTMRVFKVNEAV
- the epmA gene encoding elongation factor P--(R)-beta-lysine ligase, with translation MSETASWQPSAPISNLLKRAKILAEIRRFFADRGVLEVETPAMSQATVTDIHLVTFQTRFVGPGASQGLDLWLMTSPEYHMKRLLAAGSGPIYQMGRSFRNEEAGRHHNPEFTMLEWYRPHYDMYRLMNEVDDLLQQVLECQPAESLSYQQAFIRHLEIDPLSADKAQLREVAEKLGVGDLANAEEDRDTLLQLLFMLGVETKIGQDKPTFIYHFPATQAALAEISTEDHRVAERFEVYFKGIELANGFRELTDAREQRQRFEQDNRRRAARGLPQQPIDNNLLAALEHGMPACSGVALGVDRLVMLALKAESLSEVIAFPVDRC
- the mscM gene encoding miniconductance mechanosensitive channel MscM; protein product: MRLILCFIFFSLFTLPAFAASAPDAAQVRQELEQAKSARSTPAQAELIQTLESALSFLEARNESLERAKQYQQVIDDFPKLARELRQQLTGLNDSARSLRNGMSSAELDQEILQISSQLLEEGRQAQQEQDRAREISDSLGQLPQQQTEARRALSESDRALQAPSAASGALAQAQSYARQAESAALKARVDELELAQLSANNRQELARMRAEVHQKKAEQLDDYLQALRNQLNSLRQHEAELALARTEQLAENSGDLPASITEQFHVNRELSAALNQQAQRLDLIASQQRQATNQTIQVRQALSTIREQSQWLGASNLLGEALRAQVARLPEMPISQQLDSEMGQLRVQRLHYEDLLSHQQQLRQLKQENGQPLTSEQNRILDAQIKTQRELLGSLISGCDTLILEVTKLKVANSQLEDALGEIKEATHRYLFWTADVNPLSLSYPLEVARDLTRLLSLDTLGQLGGALMMMITNRETVLPILGAVLLVGFSISSRRHYNAFLARAASRVGKVTQDHFTLTLRTVFWSILVALPLPVLWAAFGFGLQHAWPYPVAVAIGDGVTATLPLLWAFMISAAFARSNGLFIVHFRWPQLRVARAMRYYSLSIGLIVPLIMLLITFANLEDRQFSATLGRLCFILICGALSLVTVSLKRAGIPLWLDNEGSGDNVLNRIFWNLLICIPLAAALASCTGYLATAQALLARLETSVAIWFLLLVIYHIIRRWMLIQRRRIAFDRARQRRAEMLAQRARGEEETTAQTADVVEIDEPVIDLDAISAQSLRLVRSILTLIALLSVIVLWSEIHSAFAFLENIRLWDVSSTVQGVESLHPITLGSVLIAILIFIVTTQLVRNMPALLELALLQHLNLTPGTGYAITTLTKYLLLLIGGLMGFSMIGIEWSKLQWLVAALGVGLGFGLQEIFANFISGLIILFEKPIRIGDTVTIRDLTGSITRINTRATTITDWDRKEIIVPNKAFITEQFVNWSLSDSVTRVVLTVPAPAGVDSEQVTTILQRACERCSYVLDTPVPEVFLVDLQQGIQLFELRIHAAEMVHRMPLRHELHQLILKGFREHDIEMPFPPFQVRMETAAKRNPASNGSPASHTFKSGGL